A window of Cydia pomonella isolate Wapato2018A chromosome 25, ilCydPomo1, whole genome shotgun sequence genomic DNA:
TATGTCATAATAGACCTCAGCTTCGCTTCGGCCGATAATTACATGTGTTCTGAgacatttcatattttattggcCTCGGTATGTAATCTACTATTGCTGTACGTAAACAACTACTACGTAAACATTCCTATTATGAAATACGCAAtactgcattaaaaaatatatacctacttagtgtaaacaatttttctgctcgactagCTGCTGCTCGTTGATACCTACTAAATGGTTGTAAAGGCGGAAGTACACAATGAGCCAAATACGTTGGCCCAATGTGTAACCTACAGACGCCTTAAGtcgaatggcctgcattagtaagacattttttccttgttgccacaaatggatttttataagaaaaaatatgtcatacaatattgtattgtgcattaaatacctaaaaattgaggttgtcgccctctcgtaaataataaaaataaaaaatttaaacaaaaaaaaatatttttataggcctttgtaaataagttagaaccttgatttttttttatgtattgctattagtgccatgtataatccgaatttcaaagaaatctaaccattagtttagcttagaaaaattaaaaaagattttatgtatatatttttttttatccaaaccaaggggattccaggcttgaaatattgtaaaatgatatcttataataagaccaattaacggttctaagaaaggtatacatttcagccaggggcagtttcactataggattgcggctagaccctttgaTTTGTTTTCAtgtgttagctggtagaattgactttaaatGATCATtatgaatgatacatttttattacgttcattggtatttgatttggtttgatttttttggtatttcatagttagcattatcctcgcgttggtgtggtgaaaaattttgggttcactcggaggcagtttgtttaaccctcgtgccttgctcgctacgctcgtggttcaattttggaagctttcgcttgctcgcctatcaatattagcacgagcgattaaacaacaactttgctcccttgtgaaaCAAATGACAATTACTTAATGTAAAGACGTACGTGAgaaaatcaactttttcttgtcactcgttgccataaATACAATCTCCTGTGGGTCACTATTACAACCCCAGTTTTACCAGACATGCATATTTGTGGTAGTTATCATGGCTATTCCATAATATGCCATCTATTAAATACGTATTTTTTGGGACTTAAAGATGCAGTCTGGTCGCAATTAAAAACACACTGAGGGTCttcgaaaataaataaatattatagtacattattacacaaattgactaagtcccacagtaagctcaataaggcttgtgttgagggtacttatagtctgtatctttaggtatttaaaaaaaggtaaacaaacaatttgtacactttcgggtagttttaatatttattggttaaccaaccaaatacaaaaccgcctggatctgtcactgaacgacctgactttaaacctacattatttgatcatataatgttttcatctaccctcaactgccttgaggagccatttgagggtagattttgtttacctttttttaaatacctaaagatacagactatagacaacgatatatataatatataaatatttataaatacttaaatacatagaaaacacccatgactcaggaacaaatatccatgctcatcacacgaataaatgcccttaccaggatttgaacccgggaccatcagcttcgtaggcagggtcactagccactaggccaaaccggtcgtcaaaaaaaaaatctatttaatcttGATTTTGCTCGATTCCAACGTGATCGGCTAAACAACGCTATCAATGCTTCCTCTGTAACTTGGTCCTTGGTGGGctgtttgtttttctttttcgttcttGACCTGCTTTGTTGTTTAGAGTGACCATTTCAGCTACAGTCGGTTGGCGTTTCATGAAGTTTTTAAACCAGCCTTTTCCGGGCACTCCATCTTTGAATGGAGTCCGGCGATCTAGATTCCTTACGAATCTCTGAACAACTTCTAACACTTGTTTTTTACCAACATGAACTCCGCTGCTGCCCAGATAATGTAGCCAATCCACTATTTGTTTTTCTTCTTTGGTCGTCAGTATTGGTTGGACACCACATTTGGGATTCTTGTaccttttatttcttttgtctCTGAGCGTGGTCTCAGGTATGTTATAGTGTTTTGAGGCCTGGTATATCGACATACCTTGTGATATTTGATCGAGCGCTTCAGCTAGTTGGGAATCTGTGTAAagctttcttttctttttttcctCCATGATTCCTGgaaataatttgaataattgCGTTTGAAACGATTTTGAGTAGATCTCTTTGTCTCCCATTATCATAAACCGGTTTTTGGGGGCAGAAACGTACTAGTGATTGATTAAATAACGACTCAAGAactatcgatatcgatagcaAACAATTtcatcataataaaatatttctgcTTGATTGAAATGAGTTTATAATAAAGATGTGAGTCATCCTTGAAGTAAACATTATAAAGTATGTAGGCTATGTATCAtgactaatatttttattattatagaaattGCTTGCTATCAATATCGATAAAACTGAGTCGATAGTTAGTTAATCACTTAAGTATGGACGCTAATCACGAAGAATTTCACAATTTTTTgcctttaaatttaatttgcctGTTTTAATTATGTTGCTGTCCGTGTCGAACGGGCATCATGGGCGGCGTAGCAATATAATTGTTACGAGCGTGCGATAGAGATCGAAACAGGCGTGTCAATGTACAGAATTCTTCaagcttagcgtccttactccATCACTGGTATATTTTTGCCGCCGAAACTCGAGTTATGGTAAATTAGgtatgtaagtaattaattttaaaaaaatttggtgAAAGTAAAAAGAACTTATTatcaacaatattaaatactatttattatatataaatatgtggaATAATAAAACATACCTTTATCTGGAATTCAATTAACAAGATTGCACTTGTAAGAGATTTTAAAACGCGGAAGATTGCACACACAACTGACAAGAAGGcagataaattaaaaagattggCAAATGATAACCGTACCCCAGTGTAACGGGGGCAAAAATGCACCAGTGCTAGTGATtaatgggagaatcaactttttagcgtcactcgttgccatggttacgattagttgtccaggggacaaaagttcattgaaatacagattttatggtacttaaatgtatcaaacttgcgtttttgtggtcgttataaccaatgtccataatgggccccctactaagcatgttaatagaacggcatacaacgtctcttcaaacaaactgtgccactgttgtcccttggacaacgggacaggataacaaaacaaaaaagagTTGATTCACCTAATTAAATATCGCTcaagcacagaataaataatactagcGATTCAGGGCGAAGTATGCTATCCCTTTATAATGTATGGGACTATCCCTTTcgtcgtgcacgtatagggacgtcaagttatATCACAAAAATATTGGCACATATTCAAAATTATACTAACAATAACAGTTTCTGCCCAAAAGTGCCCAGCGCCAAATAAATGCCAAATAAAGTTGTCAGGGTACAAACTCCAAAAaccgtttataattttttttatttctttttttttgttacagagTCTGTCAAAGCGTCCGGTGTTACAGTAGTGActcgtaaatatttatttcaaaagatgATGGACCAGAATTTACCAAAATTAAATGAACAATTGAATCCTttagaaaattattatattgagTACTATGGGCTCACCGAAGACGGTAAAATGACTCTTAAACATAGCTTAAAGGACTGAGAAAACATTCCTGAAAAATAATGCGAGTTTATTAGATGGAACTTTTGAAATTCCGAGGCCATACCAACGACGATAATACAAGTCGAAGGTTTTTTGAAAATACTGAATTGGCTGCTGATATTACATTAACCATGAATTTATTCACAGGTGCAAAGTAATTTTGGAAGCAATTTCTAGTGGGCACAAAATTGACGTCGCCAAATACAACGCATATGCGTATGCCACGGCAGAGTTGTACGTTAAAGAGTGGTTGGCAACCCATGACTCCGACGatgcataaaatattattgcacGGTGCAAACATAATCGAAAACGCATGACGCATTCGTttactgtttaagtaacatcaatttcaaggacattgggtgttgacagcctcttaagtcaCCGCGTTGCCTTCGCTGCTCTAGGGTTGTCAAGcccaattttaatttaattttaaaagtttttattaattaaatattattatttcttgtaAAATTTATATGTGTTATAGTAGTGACATCATTGcggtatttttttgtaagttacatttgtataaaaaaaagtatttaaaactttgaaaataataattaatttcaataaaatatttgtattataaaccctaatttaaataacattagacGCTAAAATAATTTTGTCCGCCTAAACCGGTCAAATCTACGTATGTGCGTCGCCCAAGGAAGCGTTGAACTTTGCCATATTTCCTTTAATTTCAAAATTCCTATCTTACCGTTTTGTGTTTCTTGCTCCGTTGATTCCTCGGTGCAGCTGGACAGCATGCCGGCCAGGATTGAGTCAATTTTGCTTGTCTCAAGTCGTTGTTTTTTTGGTTCTGGAAAACGATAGTACATTGTGCTAAGAGgcgtaaataaaattttgctaaCGACGTTATACTGTACGGTGccgtatacaccgtgggccaattaaacccgacagatttcaaaggtgtattcttgaccgcatttagagactaaaatgtcatacaatgttttctgaaatcggtcttgttttagagataatgacaatttctgtgaaaatttgtttcttttataacttagtcaaaaacgcctttttagctgcgacgctgccactatgtgactgggtttagacatacctactgacagatattaaagttttaaagtaaactcgcaattttcgtctgtaaataaaaaaaaaactttacttattcgttttaatgattttttttttcaccaaggtgtaaaaataaataacgtgtcgtctGCAGAAAACgtaaaaggatttttttttttcggcaaaaaaaaaattctttggcgaatttggccaaaactcatataacattttttgctcctaatgacctcaggaatgcgtggttaaaatctgtcgggtttaatttgcccacggtgtataagaaGGGCTTTAGCGAAGCTTTTTATCTACACGGCAAAACAGTGTATTAGTTTCCTTACAATGAACGTACCTGGTTGTCCATCGCCGTGCGTTCCCGACGCCCCGCCGTCTTCTCGAACGCCACTTTTATGAACTGCGAAGAGATACACAAATCGTGAATTATTTTTGCAAGAATAATTTAacgatttactttttttatcacaatattattagtttttagggttccgtacccaaagggtcaaacggaccctattactgagacttcactgtctgtccgtccgtccgtccgtctgtcaccaggctgtatcaaAAATGTAGGCGCCAAGTGTtgacttcccatagaaaattgtAATTTCGCGCctatttctactgacaagttgcgAAGCAAGAAgcgttgttttgttttgtgaatTTGGAACCATGTCTTGTTTAGtgaatgttaaaaataatgtttggaaTTTGTCCTTTATAAAGGCCTCTGGGACTCAGGAGGGTAtagtaataattaagtattaaggtttttgacaaccggtatggcctagtgggacgcgaccctgcctacgaagttgatggtcccgggttcaaatcctggtaagggcatttatttgtgtgatgagcatggatgtttgttcctgagtcatgggtgttttctatgtatttaagtatttctaaatatttatatattatatatatcgttgtctacttcgagcaacaccgggaaaggagacggcattcatactatttcccctctgccgaagcataggtacaactgtacctatggcggtgcatgttgtgactcgtccgtacacaaaaagagattgaggtgtgcaagatttgtctttgacgtgtgggattttctatgtatttgtgtcgtcattacagattgtgtatgtagtgagtgagaagtgcgactgtgtgcacgtttccccgcaaaaaatggcagaatgatttgtacggtaagatatcgctcgggctcctcccttccgacgtgtcggaagccggtgttgctcgaaggttgtCTAagtagtaccctcaacacaagccttattgagcttactgtgggacttagtcaatttgtgtaataacgtcctataatatttaagtatagtTCGTGCATGAAATTACGaatcaaggcatgcgtcttcatgaatgattCGATCTATAGCAGTGTTACCTGTCCGTGTTAGGCCGTGCTCGACGATGTCCATGTCCGGTTCAGACTTGACCACGACTTCGCTTAAGCGTAGGGGGTCGGGTTCGGGGTCCTCGGGTTCCATGGGGTCCTCTGGTTCCAGCTTTATATTGGGGTATGTATCGGGATGGttgcctgaaaaaaaaattatattacattattacacaaattgactaagtctcacagtaagctctataaggcttgtgttgttggtacttagacaatgatacatgtaatatataaatacttaaatacatagaa
This region includes:
- the LOC133531548 gene encoding uncharacterized protein LOC133531548 isoform X2 produces the protein MPIIKSAVQPEAGCTGVGALHISKLDFGECRFCETQGEHTNMMSEQVLRDGQENYFDMLLDCFNVFLATDSSISSLICGTCAQRLRDAREFKRLVLRAQGGVRRAAAAFDGNHPDTYPNIKLEPEDPMEPEDPEPDPLRLSEVVVKSEPDMDIVEHGLTRTVHKSGVREDGGASGTHGDGQPEPKKQRLETSKIDSILAGMLSSCTEESTEQETQNGIMEEKKKRKLYTDSQLAEALDQISQGMSIYQASKHYNIPETTLRDKRNKRYKNPKCGVQPILTTKEEKQIVDWLHYLGSSGVHVGKKQVLEVVQRFVRNLDRRTPFKDGVPGKGWFKNFMKRQPTVAEMVTLNNKAGQERKRKTNSPPRTKLQRKH